The window ACACTACTGTGGGGAATCATTAGTTATGATGAATAAGCAGAAAAGCAGGCCGATGCCAATTATTTTGCTATCTTTTCACTAGGAGAGGTAATCTAGCCAGAGGGTGAGTGGGTAAGATTTTCCCCACTTAGGTTCACAGCCAACATGTAAATCTATAACACACAGGTGTCTGAGCTCTATTATTTATAAACCTACTTTAATATGCTATATTGTTTCTAATTCTCTTCTGAATCTCCAGGCAATAGAAAACGTCAAATTGAGAAAAGTTCTTTGCAAATTAACTGGGCTGGAGGGAATTGTTATCACCTGTTTGTGGACCTAACTTATTTGTGGCACTCATTTCTAAGGAATGAGGCACTACTATGATTACAATGTTCTATTCTGATGTGAACTTCTTTCCTCCTATAATTTTCCCCCTATAAAATCTGCCCCAAATTTCCTGATGTAAGTACTAGagaagttttgtatttttttgtttgtttgtctacGTTAAGATCTATTTGCTAAAGGTTTGGGAAcctaaaattagaatatttaataAGCAACTACTGACATTTATCACCTTCTTTAGGATTTACCACTCACCCAGTGACGTTATCTTTCTTGAgctaaattaaaagacaaattcaaATCCTACATGGTAGCCACCAAAAGCATATATTTGACAAACAGGATTCAGCATGCCATATTATGCATTATTTAATGGTATGCAAATTATAAGCCAGACAGTTAGGAAAACCACACTTCAGCATTAATAAACAGCAACACTACTACTACATTAATTATGATATTGCTATGATTTATTCCCAAGTTTTGCATTTTGATTCTCCTTGAAAATTTATGTCATCCGATAAGCAGTAACCTATTTCCCCTCCTACATCTCCTACCCATTCCTCAAATCTGTTCCTCCTACCCACCCAATGAGTGTTTGCAGGAAACGGGTACAGGAAATACAAAGTCATAAGCAGCTGCCTTGTCCTAcaagcattaaaaattaaaaaacaagcaaacaccaCCTAAAGCTCCAACATTTATTGTGTCAATGTTAAgcacactttttaaaagacaacataGAATGTATAGAAACAAGGGGTCGGGGACTCATGCTCATTTCCACAATACGGGTAATTAGGTTGGCTGGTTTCAAAAGGGCCAGGACATCACTGGGGACAGCGATGGTCCACAGGCCCTCTATATGGGACTGAATCACTGTTCCAATATgggtctgtttttttgtttttactttttattaaaaaatataaataaaatggcaCTGCAGGCCCAGGCTGGAAGGACTCTGCAGGACTCTGCAGGACTCTGTCTTCGCACAACGGCTTCTTGGAGGCTACTGTCAGAAAACATCACAAACTAGCAGGATGACAGACCACGCTGACGTCGGCTGGGCGGCACGCGTCCACCCCGCCCCTGGGGGCTTCAAATTTTCTCAGAACTTAAGGGCTCTCGAGCTTCCATCCGAAAACTGCCACACATCTTGAGCTCTCTGGGTACTACGCCGAATGGGGGTGTGTGAAGAACCTAGAAAGAGGTTGGAgacagaggaggggaaaaaaaaaagtacaggtGTGACTTGGCCCAgtgatttttctgttctctaactagcttttaaaaattataacttaaaTCAACCACAAGTTGAGCCACTGGCATCTTAAGCATGATTTCAaacttttctcccctccccagataTCTCTGACCTCTGAGTGGCtttcccactcctccctcccgccccccaaAGGACCCAGACTGCCCCCCACCCAGTCATAGGATAGTCCTAATAAACTCGGGACACACCTGGAAGGAAACACTTTCCCTTATGACTGAGAAAACTTAGTAAGAAACAGTCCTTTGGTTGAGGAGAgcggggaagggaggagggaagagggacatcttctcaaaataataatgaaattataaagaaacaaaaaatcaaaattgatGTAAAAGCAGCACAACGAAAACATGAAATGTCATCAAGTTCAACGTCAAAGCAGCCAACGATTTACAAGAGGCGAACAAATCTCTGAAGATAAAACCAGAACCCAAAATAGTTGCTCTCAAATTGCACCAAAAACTGCCTGTAGTTTCTTTCAAacatgcagttttctttttccttttttttttttttttttggaagggggaaggcagtagtgaagggaagaagggaatggTTATTTTCCTCCGAGTTCCTCCCTTGCTGTGGACATTGACTTGAAGCAGCAGAACTGGGAGTCCGGATGTGCCGAGGAAGAGGGCCACCACTGTGGCATTCCAGCCTCGTTGCCATGGCGACCCGAAGCAGGGGCCGGGGGGCCTCCTCTCCCCTGACTTGGCGCCGCAGGAGGCCCGGGGTCTGGAGCTCAGCTGCTCTCAGGCATCCCCTCTGAGCAGAGCAGCGCAGACCTGGGCTGAGGGGCCTGCTGTGTCCAGGTGGCCTCTGGGGAATCCCATTCCCAGTCCAGCGCTAAGTCACTGTTGTTGAGGCCCCTTTAGCTGAGACCCCAATCAAACCCCTTTGTCCGACCTGCTACCAATATTTAAAGCCCTAACAGACAAGGTATAGCATGGGCATGTACCGCATTCACGGTTATTTAAAAGCACAGTCCCCTACGGGTTTGGGGGTTCTTGCTTTAGAGGATATTTTGGGGAGATTGCTTAATTTGCCCTTTCTGCTTCTCTATGAAAAACCTGAGACATGTGCTCCCTTTAAAGAGTTTTTGCCactttacagaaaggaaaaacagtatTTGGATCAACCATTGAGCTGTGTTCAACCAAGCTTAGGTTCTGTAGTACAGTGACTCGTGTGAACTGTATTGGTCGCCTTTCCCATTTGGAAGGGAGGAATTAATTGTATCCCATGACTGTAGGTGACACtgggaaatagagagagagagagaaacaggccCGTTCCCCTGAAGGCCGAGGCTCTGGCCATGTGTGGGAGCAAATGGGACAACGAGATGCCCGCAAGCCAAGGTGCACACACAACACCCCACGCCCTCAGCGCGTAGCCACAGCAGCCCTGGACCAAATGCGCACAATCCCAATTCCGTCTGTGCCCTCATGCCCACTTCTCTAAAACTGGGAAAGTTGCAGAGCCTTAGGAGACACTTAGGAGAATTTGCTAAGTGGCTTATGCCTTTTAAAAGTTAGCagtcttaaaaaacatttttttcacgCAGGTTGAAAGAACACTGCCAATCCCATCCTCATAACGGCAAAatcccacaatttttttttttaaatgggaaattgTCTGAAAAAAGAGAATGGGATGGGTACATTCCTGAACACACCAGGCCCAGGGACAATGGCGTAACAGAATCATGACGAAGAACACACAGTTACAACACAGTCATAGGAAatcatgtttgtgtgtgtatggagggagaaaagaggtttaaaaaaagaaaacactgtattTTCCTCCCTCACTGTCTGTGTGTAAAGCGCTACAGCAGGAGAGGATGGGCCTGAGGCTTCTCAACTCCTTTTCAGAAAGGCCCAAAATAATCCCAGCACCTTTCAGCAAACTTTTAGTGTCTGTGAATAAACCAGTTCATTCCCTTATTTCTCCAGTTGAAATTATATCTACTCCaacccccccaccaccacttccTTTCAAATTCTCACTTCGAGcattatgaatatatacaatatgtACTTATTGCATATACAAAAATGGTATTTAAATAAACAGTTCTATATTCACAGAATGCCCTGGGAAAAACTCAACTACTTCACACTTCCTGCCATGGCTGGTACAAATGAAGACCTGTGTTCACCTTACTTCTTAGCAACCTTTAAAATGTGTTGGTTTCAGCCCTTTTGTAGGTCCTAATCAAAGCATGGATAAGCAAATGGTCTCAGGAAGAGAAGGCTGTATATATACTGGAAGAGTTTCTGGGTTAAAATCTGTGAGAGATAGTATTGGCTGTATTCCTGTTTATTAAGTTTTctcaaaatgaagataaaaaggaaCATTTTGAGCATCAGGAGTACAGGTACATAGAGAACAGTCCATCAGCATGTCAAAAGTGTTACAAAACTTGGGAATTTTGGGAGATATTAATGTTCTTagtatttcctcatttaaaaaatgtatcatgaATTCATCTTACTATTGGagatgttttttgttattttatattaagatttaaaattttagagttcCTGAtacaaaatgtcatttataaGTTATATTTATGTTGGCTATATTTATGTTGTTCTATTGTTCACTCAACTTcagaaatcatattttatcaGAAGGATTCAATAAGTCAGGAGACTAAGTAACCTGAAGAACCTGTCTCccaacaaatttatttaactttggGACCATGTAAATCAAACATAATCTGTGATTTATCACCAGATGTTTGCACTCCTCCCCGTTCCCCATttgatttaagaaatttaaacAGACAAGTATGCAGTATCCACCATTAATTCTGTCTGTCAGGATGCAAAACCTAATTACACTAAGAGCATCATATactgagaaattaaaatgacTACTGTATATAAAACCTACACAGCTGCCCTCATAGCTCCTAATAAAAGGGTAATAGGGACACACAGAGGTTTTATGGACATTTAATACGGTGGTACAGCACTCACCACGTCTGAAACTGGCATAGCATTAAGGAATATTTCTATCTGCCTTGAGCAGCGTTTTGGATTCAGTTTTGGAGTAACCTAATCTGAAACACATACAGTATCTCTGTTCTCAGCTCACTGACAAACATCAAGTTCTCCAaggcaccccacccccaccccaccccagctcctgtGCAATGTTCTCCAAAATCCTCTCTCAGTGGATTCCTCTCTGCCCCACTCTCTGCTTCCCATCCaaactggcttttaaaaaaatatatctacttTCTCTATACTTTAGAAAGATAAAAAGCTATTCTTGCCTGAGATAAAAGGCATTACATGAAAAGGCCACCTCACAGGCACCAGGGCATAAGAACTGAGCAACAAAAAATGCTACAAGAAGACAACAGAACagcttttgttttggttttaacaaaaataagaacaatgtcATGTCCATTCATCTACACTGGGAACAGGGAGACAGTCTCACAGAGGTATGTGTTTTAATAAAGCAAATAGATGCTGCAACATGCAGTATTTGGGAAACTGACAACACGAATTTCTAAggagaggtttttaaaatagaCCTAACTTGCTTTTCAAAGATGTTTTCTAAATCTGTTGATTGGTCAAAAGATAATTGAAGGGTATTCCCACCTTCATTTGCTGTCAGCAACACCTAAAACACTCTGTAGCATCTAGGGTACCTGAGATCTCAAAATCACAAGGCAAACCATCATACATCTTAGGAAATCAGTAGCTGATTTCAAAGATTTGGCCATGTCTGGATAAACCCCTGTtgccactttcttttctttctctcccttttaatttttttaacataatgcCTTTGTTTCTAGATTTTTAGATTGAGATGTGGGGTTATTTTTGTTATGTGGAAAGATTCTTACGTGAAAATTAAacagctgacttttaaaaaacaaaagcccttTTTTATATTACATTCTAAGATAGGGGAAGAATGGGAGAATAGAAAAGAACTTTTAGACAACAAGAACAGCAaaaaatccaaaggaaataaaagtttaagATGCTATTACCAGCAAGtttttcacttatatgtgaatGGATTTCTGCAAAGAGatgaagcaaaagtttttaacaTCAGACTGAAAACACCTTCCATTTCTTGAAAATTATTCTAGAACTGTAAAGCCTAAAAACTATTTCCATAGTTTGAGATATGTCTATTTTAATATAGTAAGTACTGTATGTTCCTTTAGAATATAATACACACATCAAAATGCCCATAGAAATAATCCTGAAAAAGACTGACTGGCCTTCTCTTAAAACCTGTTATTTTCTTGAAAGTAATTTACAGAGTGTGTCAAATGAGGACACAAGAAGCTTACATtgtgtactttaattttttttatttttttcaataaagggACAAAATGGGTGTATGAACAGGTTAATGCAGACAACTGCCAAAAAAACACAGACAGTGGTTTTTCCAATAGAACTTAACAAAGACcagaaacaaatacaataaaaagccAGGTTGTAATGACCTTTGGtcatccaaataaaaaaaaataaaaacaaagaaaaataaaagatcaaattAAGTGCCTCTGTTTTGAACAGGGCACATAAGCAATAATAAATAGTGACTCCCatagtaaaagataaaatttcaagTTACGACAAACAGCTTTCATTACAGGAATAGAAAAGGCCAATAACAAAATATTCTGCATTGCCATTTACAAAAAAGTATTGACTAAAGCGGGCTTTCTCTTTAATATGCTTTGCATATGAAATTCTTTCCAATCTAAATATAAAGCACCATTTAGTTTTTGGCAATgaaaaaaactgcaaaacattggttttttttttccttttttttttgtttctttcttttactgcATATGAAGGTAAGATGCTGGAATGTAGGGTGATAGAAGGAAAGGGACAAAAAGCACACTACATAACAAACCAACGTTATTAGTTGCAGTACTGCATACAGTATGGCAgcaggaaaaaggaacaaaaaaggatATGTACAACCCCTATGACAGCCATCCATGTGACATTCTAGCAGGCTCCCCCAAACCGCCATTATATGGCTTCTCATCTGTAATGTCacacttttttgtttctctctttttttttttttgaagcataCAAATAATTTGCACTATATTATcctgccaaattaaaaaaatatactgtggcagcctgtcttttttttttccactaccAAAAAAGGTACATTGATACCTTTTAAGAGAACAAGCAACAGTTAAAAATACAAGCTTCAATATAAATACTATAGTGCCTAACACTAGATGAACATTTAATTCAAATACCATtctagaaatacagaaaaaagaccATAAATGTGTTTTAGCATAGGAATCAACATGAGTGTGCATTTTCCTATATTTAAGTACTATATAATCTTAaacctttccccaatgtatgttttttttaCAACCTGAAGAGCGGTGTGTATCCAAGGCATAGAATTTCCACtaccatttttaaatggataacAAGTCTTGTAACACCACCAAGACAATGGAACCCTAAAATGCAGTTCCCCCCTAAACATAatgaagtgttttttaaaaaaatttttttcttaacatttatatttaaaaaagttttgtaCAAAAAATCCTTGCACTGTAGAAGCGAAAGCAATCATTCATTTCTATGTTAAGTGTATTCTGTTTCCATTCACAGCGCTTGCAATGTTGCGTCCAAGTAAGTAAGCTCAATAGTCAAGTAAATGGCtggcaaagttttttttttttagttttttttttttaaaaatgctcatcaATGAGattgtgttcaatttttttttcagcattctTGCAACTTTTCCCTTAAGTATAGACCTGTAAACTGGGAAAATTGTACAGTGCACTTAATTGTCCTATCTGAGCAGGTTTATTTTATACTCAACCTCTGTATCTCTGATTAGAGAAAAGATACAGATATCACAGGCAGAGTCAAGTGCTATTTGAACACCAACTGGGGCAGATGCCagcttaataaaaaagaaaaaattaaaaaaataaaataaaaacaatgaatccTCTTCCATGTCAACACAAATAGCACACAGTGtatggaaaagaaatgaagtacaaCTTTTAGGGAGCACAGACATATATACTGCTActcttaaattttttctcttctttttttaagaatgtCACATTTAAACGCAAGTCTTAAAAATTCATAGTTAATCATCATTGTATCAATATTAGCTTATACACCTGTTCTAGTTTAAAATGGCAAATAGTACCACGTTGTGCTAataaatcacttatttttttttcctctgttcccCTCTGTCAAACCTTATTGTCAGCCTCTTGTTTTTAATATAGTATGCAAGGTCTTAAAGTTTATCATTTGATTGTCCATTTGACAACCAAGTGGATCTGGATCTATTTCTTTTGGtgccagaatttttttaaaagacattatttaaaacaAGTATCTTCATAAAATGAACTCCTCACTAATGTATTTAATCATGTTCCAGGGTTTTTGCACATTACACATTCAATTtaatcattgtttaaaaaaaataaaactttgggcAAAACAGCCCATTTCTTTTAAGCTCTTACCAGGAGCAAACTAGCTTTTATACTGGTATATATCAGTTTTGTTCACAAAATTAAACTAAAGGAAAAATGATGATTAACTAGGACATAATGGGTCATATTTTTAGGTAGCCATTGTTGTGAGAAATACAATATAGAATTATATGCTACGTCCTAAGGTTTATTACCTCACCCAATGCTGAAATAAGCTACAAGTTTATAACAAGTAGAAAGAACCAGCAATGTGGTTTTAATAGATCCAAGGcactcatattttaaaaccaaatgataGAATAAActtgttctgtttttctgttaATTTGTCAATTCAaggcctttttttcctctccaattGATACATTTAACCCTTTAGAGACAGACACTTagctcatagattttttttttcagtgctatCTATTCTGTCTATAGAGGGTTAATCCAAAGACTGTTTTTCCTCCTCAcgttataaaataaaactgtacatGATATGTATTACAGAATGTATGCAGCatggtctttttctctctctctctctttttctctcagaaCGGAACTGGAAACAGCAACATGTTTGCTCAGCAACGAATTAGGGACAATTTAAAATAGCCATAACATACCATACATGCtgtctaagtttaaaaaaaaaaaacatacacaacATGTAAATTATTGCACAAGAGAAAGGCTCAAAGTTTGCGTAAAATGCAATAGTATTGCCCCATACAGATCATGCATTCAAACGGTgagaacataaaggaaaaaaagaaaaagaaaaaaagaaaaagaaaaccaaaaaaaaataaaaacaggtgtGCTGGTGACAAGCACTCTCATATTCTTAGCTTCCATtacttctgtttgtttgtttgtttgtttgtttgtttaaatcacATGGGACTAGAAAAAAATCCTACagggagtggggctggagggccATGGGGAAGGGGGGTGGTGAAAAGGGGGTGTCAGGTGGGAGTGAGGGGGGTATTAATATACCTCTATTCAGTTTTTATATCATTATTCAACACTCGATCACTGTgccattttttcatgtgtttctccaGGGTACTGTACACGCTAAAAGGCATCTTACAAATTTCACATTTGTAAACGTCCTTCCCCACCTGGCCATGCGTTTTCATGTGCCTGGTGAGCTTGCTACTCTGGGCACAGGCATAGTTGCACAGCTCGCATTTATAAGGCCTTTCGCCCGTGTGGCTTCTCCTGTGGACAGTGAGATTGCTACAGTTCTTGAAGACTTTCCCACAGTACTCACAAGTGTCGCTGCGTCTGCCCTCTTTTGAGCTGGGCCTGCCCGGGCCCGGACCACTAATATGGGGCGTGCTCCCTCCACTTCCCGTGCCGCTGCGCCCCGAGATCCCTCCGTCCAGCTCCCCGGGCGGCGTGGAGAAGCGCAAGCTCCCGTTCTCAGAGGAGTGCTCCGACGAGGAGGCAAAAGGCGATTGTCTGGAGTCTCCGAAGCTAAGGAAGGGATCTTTGAGCTGCCTGGAGGCCGCGTAGCCGGCGAGCCACTGAGAGTACACGTTCTCCGTGTTGGGCATGGCGGCCGGGGGCAGGTCGAACTCCTTCTCCAGCTTGATGCGCTTAGAGAAGGGGCTCAGCGAGCTGGGGCTGCCCAGCAGCAGCTTTTTGGACAGGCCCCCTGAGGCCGACTCGCCCGGGGAGCAGCCGCGGCCGTTAACAGTGCCATCATCTATGCGGTCCGACTCACCGGCCACCGAGTCTTCGTCGCAAGTGTCCCTGTGGCCCTCGGCCTCAGCCAGGTGGCTGCGCTTATGCTTCTCGCCCAGGACCTGGTGGAAGGCCTCGCTGAAGTGCTGCATGGAGCTGAGCACCATGCCCTGCATGACGTCGGGCAGGGCGCGGCCCTCGTCGCCCACGCCCACCACCGCGCCCCGCGAGCTGTTCTCGTGGTGGCGCGCCGCCTCCAGGCTCAGCCCGAAGCCGTAGTCCACCCTCTCGCTCTCcgtcagctcctcctcctcctcttcctcctcttcttcctcttcctcgtcgtcctcctcttcctcctcgtccCCGTTCTCCGGGATCAGGTTGGGGTCGTTCTCGCTCTTGAACTTGGCCACCACGGACTTGAGCGCGCTGCTGGCGCTGCCCACCAGGTCGCTGGTGCCAGGTTCCGGGGAGCTGGCGGTGGAGAGCCCGTCGTCGGACTTGACCGTCATGGGGGACgatttgtgcatgtgtgtcttCATGTGGCGCTTCAGCTTGCTGGCCTGGGTGCACGCGTGGTCGCACAGGTTGCACTTGTagggcttctcgcccgtgtgGCTGCGCCGGTGCACCACCAGGTTGCTCTGAAATTTGAACGTCTTGCCGCAGAACTCGCATGACTTGGACTTGaccgggggctgggagggaggaggggcggactgcagaggagggagggggggcGTCGCCAGGAAGGGCGGCTTGCTACCTGGCTGGAATGGTTGCAGTAACCTTTGCATAGGGCTGGGCCGGCCTGGGGACAGCGGTGGGCTAGACGTGTTCCCTGCCAGCTCTCTAAGTCTCCTAGAGAAATCCATGGCGGGAGGCTCCATAGCCATTGGATTCAACCGCAGCACCCTGTCAAAGGCACTCGGGTGATGGGTGGCCAGGGCCATCTCTTCCGCCCCCAGGCGCTCTATGCGGTGGGGGTCCAAGTGATGTCTCGGTGGTGGACTAAACAGGGGGGGAGTGGGTGGAAAGCGCCCTTCTGCCAGGCCGGAAGCCTCTCTCGATACTGATCCTGGTATTCTTAGCAGGTTAAAGGGGTTATTGTCTGCAATATGAATCCCATGGAGAGGTGGCTGGGAAGGACATTCTGCACCTAGTCCTGAAGGGATACCAACCCGCGGGGTCAGGGGACTTCCGTGTTCGCTTTCTAAGTAGATTCTTAATCCATGAGTGTTCTGTGCGTGTTGCAAGAGAAACCATGCACTGGTGAATGGCTGTTTGCAAGTTGTACATGTGTAGCTGCTGGGCTCATCTTTACCTGCAAAATAATACAACACCGACATCAATGTTTAATCACCGAGGCGGGCATCAGCAATTGCTTATTAATGTCCCACCTCCAgctttccctgcccccaccccttaACCCCAACGGGGGCCTAAGCCCTCACTGACTACCCTTGTGTCTAAATGGTGCCTAGCACATCTGAAAGTTGGTGCCCAAGAAATATTTGTCAAGTCAGTCTCTCTGCTGTTAAACtcagttctaagaattttatatccaattCCCAAAGCAGAAAAATCGTGACCAAGTCAAGCTTGAGGATGAGGAGCCCTGCATTCTAGGAAACCCAGCAAATGTCTTTTAAACTTTCCAATCTCATCAGCTATAGTTTGGGGCAAGCCATCTCATCTCTGGGGGCCACCACTTCCTTCTGTGTTAAGTGAGGGACTTGGACAAGGTGACCCAAGGGAAACTTTTCTGCTTCCTAAATCCTATCATTCTAGTCCCTACCGGGTGGCAGGTGAACTCTACCAATAGGTAAGCATTTCATAGAGATATCCAAAAAGAGGAGAAGGATAACTCACTACAACTCTCTATGACTTTTAGAGATGCTGTTAATCTTAGCCTTAAACACACTAATTGTCGGtattgttaaaatgaaaaggtACTCATAAAATACTTCCATGGAAAAGAGACCAGCAACATTTTCACATCCCAGCCTGTGTGAGGGTCAGTGAGTCACAATTTTGATTCTACAACACCCCTCAGGGACACCcatttttatttcaaggaatGTTGTAAAAATCTCAAAAGAACAACTTAATTCAGATTTAACTGACTTTGGGAGTTGTCCCCCAGTCAAACAAATGCACGTCTAGGGAAGTTAGGAGGAGTGGCTGGTGCCGACTTAAGCAGACACAGCATCCTAGTTTAAGGAACAGTTAAAGCAGCCAGCACCGTGACAGGCAGCAGGCTGAGAAATGCTACACTATCCTCCTCCTCATTATTTTGAGAGGCTAACAACGTGAACCAAATTATACAACATCCTGCGCCCTCGGCTGAGACTCAGCTCCAgttgagaaagaaacagaaagatacAGTTCAGCTAGTCAACTCTTTGGCCAGTAGCCAAGCCGTCTGGAGAGGGGCCCTGCTTAAGTCACATTATTTCTCTCTTGCTGAAAAGAACCCAAGAGTGGTAAATGCCACTTTGGCAAAGAGCGACCAGCTTGACTTcacaaaatctttcatttttggagatagctaaattaaaaaa of the Lemur catta isolate mLemCat1 chromosome 4, mLemCat1.pri, whole genome shotgun sequence genome contains:
- the BCL11A gene encoding B-cell lymphoma/leukemia 11A isoform X1, which translates into the protein MSRRKQGKPQHLSKREFSPEPLEAILTDDEPDHGPLGAPEGDHDLLTCGQCQMNFPLGDILIFIEHKRKQCNGSLCLEKAVDKPPSPSPIEMKKASNPVEVGIQVTPEDDDCLSTSSRGICPKQEHIADKLLHWRGLSSPRSAHGALIPTPGMSAEYAPQGICKDEPSSYTCTTCKQPFTSAWFLLQHAQNTHGLRIYLESEHGSPLTPRVGIPSGLGAECPSQPPLHGIHIADNNPFNLLRIPGSVSREASGLAEGRFPPTPPLFSPPPRHHLDPHRIERLGAEEMALATHHPSAFDRVLRLNPMAMEPPAMDFSRRLRELAGNTSSPPLSPGRPSPMQRLLQPFQPGSKPPFLATPPLPPLQSAPPPSQPPVKSKSCEFCGKTFKFQSNLVVHRRSHTGEKPYKCNLCDHACTQASKLKRHMKTHMHKSSPMTVKSDDGLSTASSPEPGTSDLVGSASSALKSVVAKFKSENDPNLIPENGDEEEEEDDEEEEEEEEEEEEELTESERVDYGFGLSLEAARHHENSSRGAVVGVGDEGRALPDVMQGMVLSSMQHFSEAFHQVLGEKHKRSHLAEAEGHRDTCDEDSVAGESDRIDDGTVNGRGCSPGESASGGLSKKLLLGSPSSLSPFSKRIKLEKEFDLPPAAMPNTENVYSQWLAGYAASRQLKDPFLSFGDSRQSPFASSSEHSSENGSLRFSTPPGELDGGISGRSGTGSGGSTPHISGPGPGRPSSKEGRRSDTCEYCGKVFKNCSNLTVHRRSHTGERPYKCELCNYACAQSSKLTRHMKTHGQVGKDVYKCEICKMPFSVYSTLEKHMKKWHSDRVLNNDIKTE
- the BCL11A gene encoding B-cell lymphoma/leukemia 11A isoform X2, with the protein product MSRRKQGKPQHLSKREFSPEPLEAILTDDEPDHGPLGAPEGDHDLLTCGQCQMNFPLGDILIFIEHKRKQCNGSLCLEKAVDKPPSPSPIEMKKASNPVEVGIQVTPEDDDCLSTSSRGICPKQEHIADKLLHWRGLSSPRSAHGALIPTPGMSAEYAPQGICKDEPSSYTCTTCKQPFTSAWFLLQHAQNTHGLRIYLESEHGSPLTPRVGIPSGLGAECPSQPPLHGIHIADNNPFNLLRIPGSVSREASGLAEGRFPPTPPLFSPPPRHHLDPHRIERLGAEEMALATHHPSAFDRVLRLNPMAMEPPAMDFSRRLRELAGNTSSPPLSPGRPSPMQRLLQPFQPGSKPPFLATPPLPPLQSAPPPSQPPVKSKSCEFCGKTFKFQSNLVVHRRSHTGEKPYKCNLCDHACTQASKLKRHMKTHMHKSSPMTVKSDDGLSTASSPEPGTSDLVGSASSALKSVVAKFKSENDPNLIPENGDEEEEEDDEEEEEEEEEEEEELTESERVDYGFGLSLEAARHHENSSRGAVVGVGDEGRALPDVMQGMVLSSMQHFSEAFHQVLGEKHKRSHLAEAEGHRDTCDEDSVAGESDRIDDGTVNGRGCSPGESASGGLSKKLLLGSPSSLSPFSKRIKLEKEFDLPPAAMPNTENVYSQWLAGYAASRQLKDPFLSFGDSRQSPFASSSEHSSENGSLRFSTPPGELDGGISGRSGTGSGGSTPHISGPGPGRPSSKEGRRSDTCSSHTPIRRSTQRAQDVWQFSDGSSRALKF